From Rubrivirga sp. SAORIC476, a single genomic window includes:
- a CDS encoding PKD domain-containing protein, with protein sequence MRLVPLALAALVLAPAVHAQQAVRDSLLLTRTIQTASVEGADAPGCRYTLIASHPDVLAGTEAGAYDYVGTNLRVASAAMDLPEGRVGFASWQVEGVGDECGPRLAAFRETVEALDPWYALYDAPADTTDWTDLMADLHVPRVRSSSSPKNRAGAIGRNEYELRRLQDPRTGRIPENIRMRELAFAERVPSREEVDGLAESLFAETWAQRGPLNVGGRTRALAIDLNFNGASNQRVLAGGISGGMYLSENNGTSWRLTSDLSQFASVTALAQDPSNRSVWYYGTGELEGNSASGSGAFFVGEGIFKSTDGGETWAQLPSTAQGSRTTFDQFFDVVWNVAVHPTNGTVLAATYGAIMRSTDGGASWQQVLGRSASPFSRATDVTFASNGTAYAVLSRSGGGFPEYGVYRSTDGGATWTSINPPTLTADPYRMVVAAAPSDPNTAYVFVQKNQAGNAPGDHQLFRYNAASNTWTERSAGFPHSPSIFGGEFTTQGGYDMVVAVKPDDPNTVWIGGTNLYRSTDGGASFTWVAGYHADAMQQGQWPNHHPDQHRVVFYPNNPNAMISGHDGGLSVTTNVMQQPQTWTRIVDGYLTTQFYALAVDPTAGSELLVGGLQDNGTWLTESTSSSQDWIEILTGDGAFAAVAPGGFPVYASSQNGNVIRITQTAYSSVAPAGESNFLFITPYLLDPNDARVMYLAGGNAVWRNSNLDAIPVGNQPTSVNWTRLTASAVGTPSTHQVTALAVSTAPANRLYFGATDYQTQTVLKRVDNAASNPAGTVITPGGLTQGAYPSSIAVHPSNADEILATFSNYGIESVWHSTNGGTSWSSVEGNLGGADGPSVRWATIAPSSSGTVYFLATSTGVYSTRTLSGATTTWAQEGTSTIGNVVTNMIVHRPSDGLVVAGTHGRGAYSATLGQAGSAAASVDISRLDIAAQPGATGTTSFTLRNTGSADLSYSFSATQSAFAAPSASGARPARTLAEARAALTEVGPPLALGQRAVTLGPGGIELTSLPDATLILDDGNNTADDFVGFGDGSFVEVANQFDVTETFQIERVRFYMRTESYTSNTVLISILDGSGVSLQEKTVELDLSPQGRWYVVALDTPLTFNPGDTFYVDVFMLGLYAFPAGADTDAQVPNKSFYYDPDVGGYVNINTIPGFQNGAFLVRAIGTTGGANQPPLANGTISTNQPQVGQTVTFDASASSDPDGTITGYLWSFGDGATSTQAVATHAYAAAGTYTVSLQVTDDDGDTGQVSAQLTVTGGGGGNQPPVARAQVSTNSAPVGQSISFNASTSSDPDGSVVGYLWSFGDGATSTQAVATHAYAAAGTYTLTLTVTDNLGATGQVSGTITITGGTGPSRFTVAPAQGTVAPGGARTITVSFDSQGLAEGTYQGTVQMASNGGSLSIPVDVLINGSVAVEETPSGRARLAQNYPNPFRDGTTIRYELDTQAEVTLEVFDVTGRRVRVLDAGQRPAGVHTVDWDGRDVEGLSVASGLYLYRLDVSTPGGAPTRLQKTFVLVR encoded by the coding sequence ATGCGCCTCGTGCCCCTCGCGCTCGCCGCGCTCGTCCTCGCGCCGGCCGTCCACGCCCAGCAGGCCGTCCGCGACTCGCTGCTCCTGACGAGGACGATCCAGACCGCCTCGGTCGAGGGAGCGGACGCGCCGGGCTGCCGCTACACCTTAATCGCCTCCCATCCCGATGTGCTCGCAGGGACCGAGGCCGGGGCCTACGACTACGTCGGCACCAACCTCCGCGTCGCCTCGGCAGCCATGGACCTGCCCGAGGGACGGGTGGGCTTCGCCTCGTGGCAGGTCGAGGGCGTCGGCGACGAGTGCGGACCGCGCCTGGCCGCCTTCCGGGAGACCGTCGAGGCGCTCGACCCGTGGTATGCCCTCTACGACGCCCCGGCCGACACGACGGACTGGACCGACCTCATGGCCGACCTGCACGTGCCCCGCGTGCGGTCGTCGTCGTCGCCGAAGAACCGCGCGGGCGCGATCGGGCGGAACGAGTATGAGCTGCGGCGGCTGCAGGACCCGCGCACCGGCCGCATCCCCGAGAACATCCGCATGCGTGAGTTGGCGTTCGCAGAGCGGGTCCCATCGCGCGAGGAGGTCGACGGCCTCGCCGAGTCCCTGTTCGCCGAGACCTGGGCCCAGCGCGGCCCTCTCAACGTCGGCGGGCGGACGCGGGCGCTCGCGATCGACCTCAACTTCAACGGGGCCTCCAACCAGCGCGTCCTGGCGGGAGGCATCTCGGGTGGCATGTACCTCTCCGAGAACAACGGGACCAGCTGGCGCCTCACCTCGGACCTGTCCCAGTTCGCCAGCGTGACGGCACTGGCGCAGGACCCCAGCAACCGCTCGGTGTGGTACTACGGCACCGGAGAGTTGGAGGGCAACTCTGCGAGTGGGTCGGGCGCCTTCTTCGTCGGCGAGGGGATCTTCAAGTCCACCGACGGCGGGGAGACGTGGGCCCAGCTCCCGAGCACGGCCCAGGGCAGCCGCACGACCTTCGACCAGTTCTTCGACGTCGTCTGGAACGTCGCCGTCCACCCGACGAACGGGACAGTGCTGGCCGCGACCTACGGCGCCATCATGCGCTCGACCGACGGAGGCGCCTCCTGGCAGCAGGTCCTCGGCCGGTCCGCATCCCCGTTCAGCCGCGCCACCGACGTCACCTTCGCCTCCAACGGCACGGCCTACGCGGTGCTGAGCCGGAGTGGCGGCGGCTTCCCCGAGTACGGCGTCTACCGCTCCACCGATGGCGGGGCGACCTGGACCTCGATCAACCCGCCCACACTGACCGCCGACCCCTACCGGATGGTGGTCGCCGCGGCCCCCTCGGACCCGAACACGGCCTACGTCTTCGTCCAGAAGAACCAGGCAGGCAACGCCCCCGGCGACCACCAGCTCTTCCGCTACAACGCGGCGAGCAACACCTGGACGGAACGCTCGGCCGGTTTCCCGCACAGCCCCAGCATCTTCGGGGGCGAGTTCACGACCCAGGGCGGCTACGACATGGTCGTGGCCGTGAAGCCCGACGACCCGAACACGGTCTGGATCGGCGGCACCAACCTGTACCGCTCCACGGACGGAGGGGCGAGCTTCACCTGGGTGGCGGGCTACCACGCCGACGCGATGCAGCAGGGGCAGTGGCCCAACCACCACCCCGACCAGCACCGCGTCGTGTTCTACCCGAACAACCCGAACGCGATGATCTCGGGACACGACGGCGGCCTCTCGGTCACGACGAACGTGATGCAGCAGCCGCAGACCTGGACGCGGATCGTCGACGGGTACCTCACCACCCAGTTCTACGCGCTGGCCGTGGACCCGACGGCGGGCAGCGAGTTGCTGGTCGGCGGCCTGCAGGACAATGGCACCTGGCTCACCGAGAGCACCAGCAGCAGCCAGGACTGGATCGAGATCCTCACCGGCGACGGCGCCTTCGCAGCCGTCGCCCCGGGCGGCTTCCCGGTCTACGCCTCCTCCCAGAATGGCAACGTGATTCGGATCACGCAGACGGCGTACAGCTCCGTGGCGCCCGCTGGCGAGAGCAACTTCCTGTTCATCACGCCCTACCTGCTCGACCCCAACGACGCGCGCGTGATGTACCTCGCCGGGGGCAACGCCGTCTGGCGCAACAGCAACCTCGACGCCATCCCGGTCGGCAACCAGCCGACGTCGGTCAACTGGACCCGGCTGACGGCCTCGGCGGTCGGCACGCCGAGCACCCACCAGGTGACGGCGCTCGCAGTCTCCACGGCGCCCGCCAACCGCCTCTACTTCGGGGCGACGGACTACCAGACGCAGACTGTCCTCAAGCGCGTCGACAATGCAGCCTCGAACCCGGCGGGGACCGTCATCACGCCGGGGGGCCTGACGCAGGGCGCCTACCCGTCCTCGATCGCGGTCCACCCGTCCAACGCGGACGAGATCCTCGCCACGTTCTCGAACTATGGCATCGAGAGCGTCTGGCACTCGACTAACGGCGGGACGAGTTGGTCATCGGTGGAGGGCAACCTGGGCGGCGCCGACGGCCCGTCGGTGCGGTGGGCGACCATCGCGCCGTCGTCCAGCGGCACGGTCTACTTCCTGGCGACCAGCACCGGCGTGTATTCGACCCGCACGCTCAGCGGAGCCACCACGACGTGGGCGCAGGAAGGGACCTCAACCATCGGCAACGTGGTGACCAACATGATCGTCCACCGTCCCTCGGACGGGCTCGTGGTGGCCGGCACGCACGGCCGCGGCGCCTACAGCGCTACGCTCGGTCAGGCGGGGTCGGCCGCCGCCAGCGTCGACATCTCCCGCCTGGACATCGCTGCTCAGCCGGGCGCGACGGGGACGACCAGCTTCACGCTCCGAAACACCGGCTCCGCGGACCTGTCGTACTCCTTCTCCGCCACGCAGTCGGCGTTCGCGGCTCCGTCCGCCTCGGGGGCACGCCCGGCCCGGACGCTCGCCGAGGCCCGGGCGGCTCTCACCGAGGTGGGCCCGCCCCTCGCGCTGGGCCAGCGCGCCGTCACCCTCGGCCCCGGCGGCATCGAGCTGACCAGCCTCCCCGACGCCACCCTGATCCTCGACGACGGCAACAACACCGCCGACGACTTCGTGGGCTTCGGCGACGGCTCCTTCGTCGAGGTCGCCAACCAGTTCGACGTCACGGAAACCTTCCAGATCGAGCGCGTCCGGTTCTACATGCGGACCGAGAGCTACACCAGCAACACGGTCCTGATCTCGATCCTCGATGGCAGCGGCGTGAGCCTGCAGGAGAAGACGGTGGAGTTGGACCTCTCCCCCCAGGGCCGGTGGTACGTCGTCGCGCTCGACACCCCGCTCACCTTCAACCCCGGCGACACGTTCTACGTGGACGTGTTCATGCTCGGCCTGTACGCCTTCCCGGCGGGCGCCGACACCGACGCGCAGGTGCCGAACAAGAGCTTCTACTACGACCCCGACGTGGGGGGCTACGTCAACATCAACACCATCCCGGGCTTCCAGAACGGGGCGTTCCTGGTCCGGGCCATCGGGACCACCGGCGGCGCCAACCAGCCGCCCCTCGCGAACGGGACGATTTCGACCAACCAGCCCCAGGTAGGCCAGACGGTGACCTTCGACGCCTCGGCCTCGTCGGACCCCGACGGGACGATCACCGGCTACCTCTGGTCCTTCGGCGACGGCGCCACCAGCACCCAGGCCGTCGCGACCCATGCGTACGCGGCGGCGGGCACCTACACCGTGTCGCTCCAGGTCACGGACGACGACGGCGACACCGGACAGGTCTCGGCCCAGCTCACCGTAACAGGCGGCGGCGGCGGCAACCAGCCGCCGGTGGCCCGCGCGCAGGTCTCGACCAACTCGGCCCCCGTCGGGCAGTCGATCTCGTTCAACGCCTCCACCTCGTCGGACCCCGACGGCTCGGTCGTCGGCTACCTCTGGTCCTTCGGCGACGGCGCCACCAGCACCCAGGCCGTCGCGACCCACGCGTACGCGGCGGCGGGCACCTACACGCTCACGCTCACGGTGACCGACAACCTCGGCGCCACCGGGCAGGTCTCGGGGACGATCACCATCACGGGCGGGACCGGGCCGTCCCGGTTCACCGTGGCGCCCGCGCAAGGGACCGTGGCGCCGGGTGGCGCGCGCACCATCACGGTGTCGTTCGACTCGCAGGGACTCGCCGAGGGCACCTACCAGGGCACCGTCCAGATGGCCAGCAACGGCGGCAGCCTGTCGATCCCTGTCGACGTGCTCATCAATGGGTCGGTCGCCGTCGAGGAGACGCCCTCCGGGCGAGCGCGGCTTGCGCAGAACTATCCCAACCCGTTCCGCGACGGGACCACGATCCGCTACGAGTTGGACACCCAGGCCGAGGTCACGCTGGAGGTCTTCGACGTGACGGGCCGGCGCGTCCGGGTGCTCGACGCCGGGCAGCGGCCGGCCGGGGTCCACACGGTTGACTGGGACGGCCGCGACGTGGAAGGCTTGAGCGTCGCGAGCGGCCTCTACCTGTACCGTCTGGACGTGTCGACGCCTGGCGGCGCCCCGACGCGGCTCCAGAAAACGTTCGTCCTGGTCCGGTAA
- a CDS encoding heme lyase CcmF/NrfE family subunit codes for MIGPVGHFSLVVAFVASLVALVAYVLASRPRVDADSEAAWSRIGRWSWAVMGAGIVVASAMLWTALFGGHYDLAYVYQQTSEAMPFRYQFSAFWAGQEGSLLLWGIMTAVVGAVLIRWSVRTDGSEAAREARRAFAGPVLAVVSLCQAFLLSMIVGLKLGGVPIGASPFVKLADKFPDAPMLQVAGYVPADGQGLNDLLQNPWMTIHPPTLFVGFTLLMVPFAFAVAGLYRGRYTQWVKPALPWSLIGCGVLGVGIMMGGWWAYETLSFGGWWAWDPVENSSLVPWIFAVAALHAMVVQKKTAAGHKAALWLSVLAFQLVIYSTFLTRSGILGDVSVHSFVDLGLYNQLLVWITAIGLLGFGGLAWRWRSLPAPPTPPALLSRESLVFTGALLLAVTGGVIALGTSAPIFGKLFRDNPSAVPIEFYNTWTLPLAVGIAFLAGMGQLFWWRKMTVEDANRVLFRPVLATVVSTAAVVLMTPFVQETVLPASAEAASPAVAGASVLGVGFFQTHGTSLLLLLLLFASFFMLWGNLSVMWRVGRGNLKMVGGSLTHVGFGLMLLGIFASSVFNDPISDGGGTDIQGSRENVVVPLGRTVAADGYRWTYTGQEVNEDGRPVYVMDVVDRDGRQFQTRNVVYKDGRDQWIQQPDVREGVTKDLYVAVFPSAMSENPAEGRAEVTLARGDSIKLATPAHDHAFTVTFQDYELEVDLDAVGLERDSVDLAVAARLEVRNETTGETRLLRPVYVITQDRRQQYVQNRDLEWGLGTAFAGMVVDEGAIRLVFEGATVASEEWVVVQAYEKPFISLLWLGTGLLGIGFGISFRRRLGEARR; via the coding sequence ATGATCGGACCCGTCGGTCACTTCTCGCTCGTCGTCGCCTTCGTGGCATCGCTGGTGGCGCTCGTCGCCTACGTGCTCGCCTCCCGCCCACGCGTCGACGCGGACTCCGAAGCGGCGTGGTCCCGGATCGGCCGCTGGAGTTGGGCCGTGATGGGCGCCGGCATCGTGGTCGCCTCGGCGATGCTGTGGACGGCCCTGTTCGGTGGCCACTACGACCTGGCGTACGTCTACCAGCAGACCTCCGAGGCGATGCCGTTCCGGTACCAGTTCTCGGCGTTCTGGGCCGGCCAGGAAGGCTCGTTGCTGCTCTGGGGCATTATGACCGCCGTCGTGGGCGCGGTGCTGATCCGGTGGTCGGTGCGGACCGATGGCAGCGAGGCGGCGCGAGAGGCGCGGCGCGCCTTCGCCGGTCCGGTGCTGGCCGTCGTGTCGCTCTGCCAGGCGTTCCTGCTGTCGATGATCGTGGGCCTCAAGCTGGGCGGGGTGCCCATCGGCGCGAGCCCGTTCGTCAAGCTGGCCGACAAGTTCCCGGACGCGCCCATGCTCCAGGTGGCGGGCTACGTCCCGGCCGACGGCCAGGGCCTCAACGACCTCCTGCAGAACCCCTGGATGACCATCCACCCGCCGACGCTGTTCGTCGGGTTCACGCTGCTGATGGTGCCGTTCGCGTTCGCCGTGGCGGGGCTGTACCGGGGCCGCTACACGCAGTGGGTGAAGCCCGCGCTGCCGTGGTCGCTGATCGGCTGCGGCGTGCTGGGGGTGGGCATCATGATGGGCGGCTGGTGGGCCTACGAGACCCTCAGCTTCGGCGGCTGGTGGGCCTGGGACCCGGTCGAGAACTCGTCGCTGGTGCCGTGGATCTTCGCCGTGGCCGCGCTCCACGCGATGGTAGTCCAGAAGAAGACGGCCGCGGGCCACAAGGCCGCGCTCTGGCTGAGCGTGCTCGCCTTCCAACTCGTCATCTACTCGACGTTCCTGACGCGCTCGGGTATCCTGGGCGACGTGTCGGTGCACAGCTTCGTCGACCTCGGGCTGTACAACCAACTGCTGGTCTGGATCACGGCCATCGGCCTGCTCGGCTTCGGCGGGCTGGCGTGGCGCTGGCGCTCCCTGCCGGCGCCCCCGACGCCGCCGGCTCTCCTGAGCCGCGAGTCGCTCGTGTTCACGGGGGCGCTGCTGCTGGCCGTGACCGGTGGCGTGATCGCCCTGGGCACGTCGGCGCCCATCTTCGGCAAGCTGTTTCGCGACAACCCGAGCGCGGTCCCGATCGAGTTCTACAACACGTGGACGCTGCCGCTGGCCGTCGGCATCGCGTTCCTGGCGGGCATGGGGCAGCTCTTCTGGTGGCGCAAGATGACCGTCGAGGACGCCAACCGGGTGCTCTTCCGGCCGGTCCTGGCGACCGTCGTGAGCACGGCGGCCGTCGTCCTGATGACGCCCTTCGTGCAGGAGACAGTGCTGCCTGCCTCCGCCGAGGCGGCCTCGCCTGCGGTGGCCGGGGCGAGCGTGCTGGGGGTCGGCTTCTTCCAGACGCACGGCACGAGCCTGCTGCTGCTGCTGCTGCTCTTCGCGTCCTTCTTCATGCTCTGGGGCAACCTGAGCGTGATGTGGCGGGTCGGCCGCGGCAACCTCAAGATGGTCGGCGGGAGCCTGACGCACGTCGGCTTCGGGTTGATGCTGCTCGGCATCTTCGCCTCCTCCGTCTTCAACGACCCGATCTCGGACGGCGGCGGGACGGACATCCAGGGCAGCCGCGAGAACGTGGTCGTGCCGCTGGGGCGGACCGTCGCCGCGGATGGCTACCGCTGGACCTACACCGGCCAGGAGGTCAACGAGGACGGCCGGCCGGTCTACGTCATGGACGTGGTGGACCGCGACGGGCGCCAGTTCCAGACGCGCAACGTGGTCTACAAGGACGGCCGCGACCAGTGGATCCAGCAGCCGGACGTCCGGGAGGGCGTCACGAAGGATCTCTACGTGGCCGTCTTCCCATCGGCCATGAGCGAGAACCCGGCCGAGGGCCGCGCCGAGGTGACGCTTGCCCGTGGCGACTCGATCAAGCTGGCGACGCCCGCTCACGACCACGCCTTCACGGTCACGTTCCAGGACTACGAGCTGGAGGTCGACCTCGACGCCGTCGGCCTGGAGCGCGACTCGGTCGACCTCGCGGTGGCCGCGCGCCTGGAGGTCCGCAACGAGACCACCGGCGAGACGCGCCTGCTGCGGCCGGTGTACGTCATCACGCAGGACCGCCGCCAGCAGTACGTCCAGAACCGCGACCTGGAGTGGGGCCTGGGGACCGCCTTCGCCGGGATGGTGGTGGACGAGGGCGCCATCCGGCTCGTGTTCGAGGGCGCCACGGTGGCCTCCGAGGAGTGGGTGGTGGTGCAGGCCTACGAGAAGCCGTTCATCTCGCTGCTGTGGCTCGGGACGGGCCTGCTGGGCATCGGCTTCGGCATCTCGTTCCGGCGGCGGCTCGGCGAGGCGCGGCGGTAG
- the gndA gene encoding NADP-dependent phosphogluconate dehydrogenase: MSTPHLGVVGLGIMGRNLALNALDSGTTVVGTDLGEDAVRGFEAEAASDVVATTDLDAFLDALPTPRNILVMVPAGKPVDAVLGSLAPKLAEGDLVIDGGNSHFPDTSRRHDEMAAQGLHFFGMGVSGGEDGARHGPSMMPGGPKEPYARVAPILEGMAASVDGEPCVAHLGAGASGHYVKMVHNGIEYGLMQLLAEAYDLMKRGAGLGNDRMGDLFAEWNTGPLRSYLVEITADILHQPDTVEVQPDEMPGHEGPPAGMTGRYLLDFIADTANQKGTGKWTSQDALDLGVPTPTIDVAVTARYLSALKDERVAASGLLGTPAGRAERPDDLVAGLERALRAVFLVTYAQGFALLKRASDAYEYGLDPGTVARIWRGGCIIRADMLETFREAFRADPDLPNLLVAPAFTEILTDCRHALREVVALGVGAGIPVPAFSASLAYLDAYRSEWLPANLVAAQRDYFGAHTFARIDKDGMFHSQWDPAGL, translated from the coding sequence ATGTCCACCCCCCATCTCGGCGTCGTCGGCCTCGGCATCATGGGTCGCAACCTGGCCCTCAACGCGCTCGACAGCGGCACCACGGTCGTCGGCACCGATCTCGGCGAGGACGCCGTCCGCGGCTTCGAGGCCGAGGCGGCATCCGATGTGGTCGCCACCACCGACCTCGACGCCTTCCTCGACGCCCTCCCGACGCCCCGCAACATCCTTGTGATGGTGCCCGCCGGGAAGCCCGTCGACGCCGTGCTCGGCAGCCTCGCGCCCAAGCTCGCCGAGGGCGACCTCGTGATCGACGGCGGCAACTCGCACTTTCCGGACACGAGTCGCCGCCACGACGAGATGGCGGCGCAGGGCCTCCACTTCTTCGGCATGGGCGTCTCCGGCGGCGAGGACGGCGCGCGCCACGGGCCGAGCATGATGCCTGGCGGACCAAAGGAGCCGTACGCCCGCGTCGCCCCCATCCTCGAAGGCATGGCGGCGTCCGTCGACGGCGAGCCCTGCGTGGCCCACCTCGGCGCCGGGGCGTCTGGCCACTACGTCAAGATGGTCCACAACGGCATCGAGTACGGCCTGATGCAGCTCCTCGCCGAGGCCTACGACCTGATGAAGCGCGGCGCCGGGCTCGGCAACGACCGGATGGGCGACCTCTTCGCGGAGTGGAACACGGGCCCGCTCCGCTCCTACCTCGTCGAGATCACCGCCGACATCCTCCACCAGCCCGACACCGTCGAGGTCCAGCCCGACGAGATGCCGGGCCACGAGGGGCCGCCTGCGGGCATGACGGGCCGCTACCTGCTCGACTTCATCGCGGACACGGCCAACCAGAAGGGCACCGGCAAGTGGACTTCCCAGGATGCCCTCGACCTCGGCGTGCCGACACCGACCATCGACGTGGCCGTCACGGCGCGCTACCTCTCGGCGCTCAAGGACGAGCGCGTCGCCGCATCGGGGTTGCTCGGCACGCCCGCCGGACGGGCCGAGCGGCCCGACGACCTCGTCGCGGGCCTGGAGCGGGCGCTCCGCGCCGTCTTCCTGGTGACCTACGCGCAGGGCTTCGCCCTTCTCAAGCGCGCCTCGGACGCGTACGAGTACGGTCTCGACCCCGGCACCGTGGCCCGCATCTGGCGCGGCGGCTGCATCATCCGCGCCGACATGCTGGAGACCTTCCGCGAGGCCTTCCGCGCCGACCCGGACCTCCCGAACCTGCTCGTGGCGCCCGCCTTCACCGAGATCCTCACCGACTGCCGACACGCGCTCCGCGAGGTGGTCGCCCTCGGCGTCGGTGCAGGCATCCCGGTACCCGCCTTCTCGGCGTCGCTCGCCTACCTGGACGCCTACCGCTCCGAGTGGCTCCCCGCCAACCTCGTCGCCGCCCAGCGCGACTACTTCGGCGCCCACACCTTCGCGCGGATCGACAAGGACGGCATGTTCCACTCTCAGTGGGATCCGGCGGGCCTGTAG
- the zwf gene encoding glucose-6-phosphate dehydrogenase, which yields MTSVQLVLFGAAGDLAHRKLLPALYDLYREGRLPAEVDIIGVDLAEMDSDSFTAFACDAADTLGRFFPKDVDADSWTAFAQGLSYVQGDATKPETFERLAAHLDETAPEGERPERVYYLSVAPFLVDPIVTGLSTAGLLADVDRDRFVVEKPFGRDIESARALDKVLLQTADERQVYRIDHYLGKETVQNLLAFRFANALFEPIWDARYVDHVQITVSETVGVEHRGGYYEKAGALRDMVQNHLLQLLCLVAMEPPVAFQADEVRNKKVDVLKAVRPITTDRIHEVAVRGQYGEGYLAGERVAGYRQEPKVAPHSTTETYAALKLEVDNWRWHGVPFYLRTGKRMPRRVSEISVQFRPVPHRAFPSGADEAWQPNRLVLRIQPDEGIVLRFQAKRPGPSMLLRPVSMRFDYEDAFETPPDAYETLLLDAIRGDATLFMRADQVEQAWKVVDPVLQAWADSPPAEFPNYASGTWGPAAADRLLARDGRAWFEPLPPDATPPGIAPEAVADAGK from the coding sequence ATGACCTCCGTCCAGCTCGTCCTCTTCGGCGCCGCCGGCGACCTCGCCCACCGGAAGCTCCTCCCGGCCCTCTACGACCTCTACCGGGAGGGCCGCCTGCCCGCCGAGGTGGACATCATCGGCGTCGACCTCGCCGAGATGGACTCGGACTCGTTCACGGCCTTCGCCTGCGACGCCGCCGACACGCTCGGCCGGTTCTTCCCCAAAGACGTCGATGCGGACAGCTGGACGGCCTTCGCGCAGGGCCTCAGCTACGTCCAGGGCGACGCGACGAAGCCGGAGACGTTCGAGCGGCTGGCCGCCCACCTCGACGAGACCGCGCCCGAAGGCGAGCGACCCGAGCGCGTCTACTACCTGTCCGTCGCGCCTTTCCTCGTCGACCCGATCGTGACCGGCCTCAGCACGGCGGGCCTGCTGGCCGACGTGGACCGCGACCGGTTCGTGGTCGAGAAGCCGTTCGGGCGCGACATCGAGAGCGCGCGCGCGCTCGACAAGGTGCTCCTCCAGACGGCCGACGAGCGGCAGGTCTACCGCATCGACCACTACCTGGGCAAGGAGACGGTCCAGAACCTGCTCGCCTTCCGCTTCGCGAACGCCCTCTTCGAGCCCATCTGGGACGCCCGCTACGTGGACCACGTCCAGATCACGGTCTCCGAGACGGTCGGCGTGGAGCATCGCGGCGGGTACTACGAGAAGGCGGGCGCGCTGCGCGACATGGTCCAGAACCACCTCCTCCAACTCCTCTGCCTCGTGGCGATGGAGCCCCCGGTCGCGTTCCAGGCCGACGAGGTCCGCAACAAAAAGGTCGACGTGCTGAAGGCGGTCCGCCCGATCACGACCGACCGGATCCACGAGGTCGCGGTCCGCGGCCAGTATGGCGAGGGCTACCTCGCCGGGGAGCGCGTGGCCGGGTACCGGCAAGAGCCTAAGGTGGCGCCGCACTCGACGACCGAGACGTACGCGGCGCTCAAGCTGGAGGTCGACAACTGGCGCTGGCACGGGGTCCCGTTCTACCTCCGCACAGGCAAGCGGATGCCGCGGCGCGTGTCCGAGATCTCGGTCCAGTTCCGGCCCGTCCCGCACCGCGCGTTCCCGTCCGGCGCCGACGAGGCGTGGCAGCCCAACCGGCTCGTGCTGCGGATCCAGCCCGACGAGGGCATCGTGCTCCGCTTCCAGGCCAAGCGCCCCGGCCCGTCGATGCTGCTCCGCCCGGTGTCGATGCGGTTCGACTACGAGGACGCCTTCGAGACGCCGCCGGACGCCTACGAGACGCTCCTGCTGGACGCCATCCGCGGCGACGCGACGCTCTTCATGCGCGCCGACCAGGTGGAGCAGGCCTGGAAGGTGGTCGACCCCGTGCTCCAGGCCTGGGCGGACTCGCCGCCCGCGGAGTTCCCCAACTACGCCTCCGGCACCTGGGGCCCCGCCGCCGCCGACCGTCTGCTCGCCCGCGACGGCCGCGCGTGGTTCGAGCCTCTCCCGCCGGACGCCACGCCCCCCGGCATCGCCCCCGAGGCGGTCGCGGACGCCGGCAAGTGA